From Terriglobales bacterium, one genomic window encodes:
- a CDS encoding TonB-dependent receptor — MKHPLKLYFAGLLVLFSLTVSGAWAQVDMGSIQGTVKDATGAVIPGAQVTLTEINKSVTRTAVSRDDGTYIFTPLPIGKYRVEVEQKGYKKARSVDIELSIQQQRLVDFTMAVGGADEVMDVTAEAPLLQTQDASVGAVATQVQINNLPLNGRNYTFLAQLNAGVTSQVASRNLEKSGSFVANGLSSVHNNYILDGIDNNNDTVDFLNGAAYVNLPPPDAIQEFKLQTSNFSAEFGRAGGAVINAAIKSGTNQFHGSAWEFIRNDKLDATGLDQYFIAPANKRKGNLKRNQFGVSAGGPIRKNKTFIFGDYEGTRIRTGAAYRATIPTVQEATSGFTDFRDQFAPITATARDLLGRTFNVATILDPATTRTVTAGQVDPVTGLTATANGYVRDPFYTNGSVAGITDFTALTQYLNQLPASRLNANAVRLLQLYPAANAPGVLNNYQVTRTQLDDNNHFDVRVDQHFSNNDQMFGRVSYSRRSGLIPPPFDGDGASYSFGTGNVHDRSLNIAVSETHTFSPTMINELRFGFSHLFTSIEPPSENTAKGLADKYGIPGVDNGGLPSIYVRGPSAALTPLGLQGYEYPNRRTSDTLQLTENLTKLTGAHTFKTGVEYQRMSFPWSAPPYPAGWFTFNGYTGIPNLTNGVGMADLLLNPIAATVPNGVDFVGGASALSVSSVYEPDDLRHYFGAYFQDDWRVTPSLTLNMGLRWEYFGSLQEANGRQAGLMSTDGLTAEYVISSEQKDVPLSPAFTSLLASNNIPLRYVDGSSILDTPLTNFAPRIGLSYQVTPKIVGRASYGMFYGGFENLGGAPDPSSNYPFAVNLSFIAPNSVTPMTYADGNRGTLEVGLTSANPDPASPNFRPQGLSLIAFQKDWRTAYTQQWNASVQYLLTPNQTMTAAYVGNNTHHMLNGAQINQPTQILPPGTDMKPYLQFPDLARNLNFLTTNGSAYYHALQVSFERRSSKGLNLLANYTRSVCKSNNRNILNIGEAVFAQAYMLPGWGLDKAYAYCGSDSPNIFHASGVWELPIGKGKPVAGDASGILDAFIGGWSAQWIYTLQDGFPFSIGCNPGTNAAFGCYALVVPGQDLYLNQGPHGITQFLNPAAFQNPPTATTIGQSDFSPLGGPPTQAHGPGFQNLDFSMFKKFQTSETTNLEFRGEFYNFLNHPNFGNSFRTLDFRNTATFGQITGTRGTGRQVQLALKFYW, encoded by the coding sequence ATGAAACACCCCCTTAAGCTGTACTTCGCAGGATTGCTGGTGCTCTTTTCTCTCACGGTATCAGGGGCTTGGGCCCAGGTTGATATGGGATCTATTCAGGGCACCGTCAAGGATGCGACTGGCGCCGTGATCCCCGGCGCACAAGTCACACTTACAGAAATCAACAAATCGGTTACTCGAACGGCGGTGAGCCGTGACGATGGTACTTACATCTTCACACCCTTGCCGATTGGTAAGTATCGTGTCGAGGTTGAGCAGAAAGGCTACAAGAAGGCGCGCAGTGTTGATATAGAGTTGAGTATCCAGCAGCAGCGCCTGGTTGATTTCACGATGGCAGTTGGCGGCGCCGATGAAGTGATGGACGTGACTGCCGAAGCCCCTCTGCTGCAAACTCAGGACGCTTCGGTCGGTGCGGTTGCTACGCAGGTTCAAATCAACAATCTTCCGCTGAACGGACGCAATTACACCTTCCTTGCGCAATTGAATGCCGGTGTTACGAGTCAGGTCGCGTCACGAAATCTTGAAAAGAGTGGCAGTTTCGTTGCCAACGGTCTGAGCAGCGTCCATAACAACTACATCCTGGACGGAATCGACAACAACAATGACACAGTCGACTTCCTGAACGGCGCAGCCTATGTGAATCTGCCTCCGCCGGATGCAATCCAGGAGTTCAAACTTCAGACGAGCAACTTCAGTGCCGAGTTCGGGCGAGCGGGCGGTGCCGTCATTAATGCGGCCATCAAGTCGGGGACGAACCAGTTCCACGGCAGCGCGTGGGAGTTCATTCGTAATGACAAGTTGGACGCAACGGGTCTCGACCAGTACTTTATTGCTCCGGCAAATAAGAGGAAAGGCAATCTAAAGAGGAACCAGTTCGGAGTTTCGGCTGGTGGACCTATCCGGAAAAACAAAACCTTCATTTTTGGAGATTACGAAGGAACGAGAATCCGCACCGGCGCCGCCTACAGGGCGACGATTCCTACGGTTCAGGAAGCAACAAGCGGGTTCACTGATTTTCGCGATCAGTTCGCGCCCATCACCGCGACGGCGAGAGACCTGTTGGGGCGGACGTTCAATGTGGCGACGATTCTTGATCCAGCAACAACGCGTACAGTTACGGCAGGTCAGGTTGATCCGGTTACCGGATTGACTGCTACCGCCAACGGTTATGTGCGTGATCCGTTCTATACGAACGGAAGCGTTGCCGGGATTACCGATTTCACGGCACTGACGCAGTACCTGAATCAACTCCCAGCCAGTCGGCTGAACGCGAACGCAGTCAGGTTACTGCAACTATATCCTGCGGCAAACGCGCCTGGTGTCCTGAACAACTACCAGGTTACGCGCACGCAACTGGATGACAACAATCACTTCGATGTGCGCGTGGATCAGCATTTCAGCAACAACGACCAGATGTTTGGGCGCGTTAGTTACAGCAGAAGGTCAGGGTTGATACCCCCTCCTTTTGACGGTGATGGAGCCAGCTACTCCTTCGGTACCGGAAACGTGCATGACAGATCGTTGAATATCGCGGTGAGCGAGACGCATACTTTTTCGCCCACGATGATCAATGAGTTGCGGTTCGGTTTCAGTCACCTATTCACCTCCATTGAGCCCCCCAGCGAGAATACGGCGAAGGGTCTCGCGGACAAATACGGTATCCCGGGGGTGGACAACGGCGGCTTGCCATCCATCTACGTAAGGGGGCCGAGCGCTGCTCTTACTCCGCTCGGACTGCAGGGCTATGAGTACCCGAACCGGCGCACCAGTGACACACTCCAATTAACCGAGAATCTGACCAAACTCACGGGAGCGCATACTTTTAAGACCGGAGTCGAGTATCAGCGAATGAGTTTTCCGTGGAGTGCCCCGCCGTATCCTGCGGGATGGTTCACGTTCAATGGCTACACCGGGATTCCAAATCTGACGAACGGGGTTGGCATGGCGGATCTTCTGTTGAATCCGATCGCAGCTACCGTTCCCAATGGCGTGGATTTCGTGGGAGGCGCGAGTGCTCTCTCGGTTTCGAGCGTTTACGAGCCTGACGATCTTCGCCACTACTTCGGAGCATACTTTCAGGACGACTGGAGAGTCACCCCGAGTCTGACCCTCAACATGGGTTTGCGCTGGGAGTACTTTGGCAGCCTTCAGGAAGCGAACGGAAGACAAGCGGGCTTGATGTCCACAGATGGACTGACGGCTGAGTATGTGATTTCGTCAGAGCAAAAAGACGTCCCACTTTCTCCCGCCTTCACATCGTTGCTGGCGAGCAATAACATCCCCCTCAGGTACGTGGATGGATCAAGCATTCTCGACACACCTCTTACAAATTTCGCGCCTCGCATCGGCTTGTCTTATCAGGTGACTCCGAAGATTGTCGGACGGGCAAGCTACGGAATGTTCTATGGCGGGTTCGAGAATCTGGGTGGAGCGCCAGACCCGAGTTCGAACTACCCCTTTGCCGTGAACCTCTCATTCATTGCACCCAACTCGGTTACACCGATGACTTATGCCGATGGCAATCGGGGAACGCTTGAAGTTGGTCTGACTTCAGCAAATCCGGACCCGGCGAGTCCCAATTTCAGGCCGCAAGGCTTGAGCCTGATCGCGTTCCAGAAAGACTGGCGGACCGCGTATACACAGCAGTGGAACGCGTCTGTTCAGTATCTGCTGACGCCGAACCAGACGATGACTGCCGCTTATGTCGGCAACAACACTCACCACATGCTGAACGGCGCCCAGATTAATCAGCCAACCCAGATACTTCCTCCGGGAACAGACATGAAGCCGTACCTTCAGTTCCCGGATCTGGCCCGCAACCTCAATTTCCTGACGACCAACGGGTCTGCCTATTACCACGCGCTCCAGGTAAGCTTTGAGCGCAGGTCCAGCAAGGGATTGAATCTGCTGGCCAACTACACGCGCTCTGTCTGTAAGAGCAACAACCGCAACATTCTCAATATTGGGGAAGCAGTTTTTGCCCAAGCCTATATGCTGCCCGGATGGGGATTAGACAAGGCTTATGCATACTGTGGCAGCGATTCTCCTAACATCTTCCACGCGAGCGGAGTTTGGGAACTTCCGATCGGCAAAGGCAAACCGGTTGCCGGAGACGCTTCGGGTATTCTCGATGCGTTTATCGGCGGCTGGAGCGCACAGTGGATCTACACACTGCAGGACGGATTCCCGTTCTCCATCGGGTGCAATCCGGGCACGAATGCCGCGTTCGGATGTTATGCATTGGTGGTTCCCGGGCAGGATCTTTATCTGAATCAGGGACCTCACGGAATCACTCAGTTCCTGAATCCTGCAGCGTTTCAGAATCCTCCGACGGCTACGACGATCGGTCAGAGCGACTTTTCGCCGCTGGGAGGGCCGCCGACTCAGGCGCATGGACCCGGCTTCCAGAACCTGGACTTCTCCATGTTCAAGAAATTCCAGACTTCGGAAACGACAAACCTGGAATTCCGTGGAGAGTTCTACAACTTCCTCAACCATCCGAACTTCGGGAATAGTTTCAGAACACTTGATTTCCGCAACACTGCGACATTCGGCCAGATTACGGGTACTCGCGGAACCGGCCGGCAAGTCCAGTTGGCGCTGAAGTTCTATTGGTAG
- a CDS encoding LacI family DNA-binding transcriptional regulator — MKTRENLAKGQKEPQAKSSVQKPVGIKDIALALGVSIGTVDRALHGRGRINPITRDRVLKMAQTLGYRPNLAARYLKSPRQLRISVHLPAQIASFFDALREGIREAAAPFDSAIDLCFRTHPKLGEGDAALFAQALEDGSKGVIIAPGHPAELKPWIRKAAQKKTPVVCVATDAPGTDRLTAVSADPFTSGAIVGELFGRMVPDKGGIGVVTGDLSTFDHSEKLRGLESSLFATNRRLTVCAVIEAHDDENEAYHRTKKLLLGDRKLRAIYVSTANSVGVIRAAEEVDPQRKVALVTTDLFPELIAPLKSERILATIHQRPKTQGRMALEALFQYLAEGKCPPPRIRLNPHIVMRSNLDLFLERRPWESEWTGQEQVS, encoded by the coding sequence GTGAAGACACGCGAAAATCTGGCAAAAGGTCAGAAGGAACCGCAAGCCAAGAGCTCGGTCCAAAAGCCTGTTGGCATCAAAGACATTGCTCTGGCGCTGGGCGTGTCAATCGGCACAGTAGATCGTGCATTGCACGGACGCGGACGCATCAACCCGATTACCCGTGATCGCGTGCTTAAGATGGCGCAAACGTTGGGTTACCGACCCAATCTTGCGGCCCGGTACCTGAAATCGCCTCGTCAACTTCGCATTTCCGTTCATCTTCCTGCGCAAATTGCGTCTTTCTTTGATGCCCTTCGCGAGGGAATCCGTGAAGCAGCAGCGCCATTCGATTCGGCCATTGACTTGTGTTTTCGGACGCATCCCAAGCTTGGCGAGGGAGATGCAGCCCTGTTTGCGCAGGCTCTGGAAGATGGGAGCAAGGGGGTCATCATCGCTCCCGGCCATCCGGCAGAACTCAAACCCTGGATTCGCAAGGCTGCACAGAAAAAGACTCCAGTCGTGTGTGTCGCAACCGATGCACCCGGAACTGACCGGCTCACCGCGGTGTCGGCAGACCCGTTCACAAGCGGTGCTATTGTGGGCGAGTTGTTTGGACGGATGGTTCCGGATAAGGGTGGAATCGGTGTTGTGACCGGAGATCTGTCAACATTCGATCACTCGGAGAAGTTGCGCGGCCTGGAAAGCAGTCTCTTTGCGACGAACCGGCGACTTACCGTTTGCGCAGTAATCGAGGCGCACGACGATGAGAACGAAGCGTATCACCGTACAAAGAAGTTGTTGCTGGGTGACCGGAAACTGCGGGCGATCTACGTCAGCACAGCAAACTCCGTAGGAGTAATCCGCGCTGCGGAGGAAGTGGATCCACAACGTAAGGTAGCGCTCGTTACCACTGACCTATTTCCGGAGCTCATTGCACCCTTAAAGTCCGAGCGGATACTTGCCACCATCCACCAGCGTCCCAAAACGCAAGGGAGGATGGCCCTCGAGGCACTGTTCCAATACCTGGCGGAAGGTAAATGTCCGCCGCCTCGCATCCGGTTGAACCCCCATATAGTGATGCGTAGCAACCTCGATCTGTTCCTGGAGAGAAGACCATGGGAATCCGAGTGGACGGGCCAAGAACAGGTGTCATGA
- a CDS encoding galactokinase: MNKQAKKASAQEITRTFRERFSSTPEVFRAPGRVNLIGEHTDYNDGFVMPVAIDLYTYAAIGPRKDRKLCVYSANFDEARVWNLDALPGGRSGHWSDYICGVTALLEAQHRLRGANLVVSSQVPIGSGLSSSAALEVAAALALLFCSGLRRERLEIAKLCQRAENEYTGTRCGIMDQFVSCFGRANHAVMLDCRDFSYQLLGIDRQMRIVVCNTKVKHELASGQYNLRRADCENSVHRLQEWLPQIKSLRDVRLGDLERYGRALSDQEFRRSRHVITENVRVQVAAHAAQLGDMKRFGELMWESHKSLRDDYEVSCRELDVLVEIAAGIEGVYGARMTGGGFGGCTVNLVRAETVSDFKAKVEKQYRAATGVTPEIYVFAGGNGAEKLEMARPGEPASYFQSRAKIH; this comes from the coding sequence GGCGAACACACTGACTACAACGACGGGTTTGTGATGCCGGTAGCAATCGATCTCTATACCTACGCCGCCATCGGTCCCAGAAAAGATCGCAAGCTTTGTGTGTACTCGGCAAATTTCGACGAAGCAAGAGTCTGGAATCTCGATGCACTTCCTGGTGGGCGGAGCGGTCACTGGAGTGACTACATCTGCGGAGTTACCGCTTTGCTCGAAGCGCAGCATCGCCTCAGGGGTGCGAACCTGGTGGTTAGCAGCCAAGTGCCAATAGGATCGGGACTGAGTTCATCCGCCGCTCTAGAGGTAGCCGCTGCGCTCGCACTGCTCTTCTGTTCCGGCTTGCGGCGGGAGCGCCTGGAGATCGCGAAACTCTGCCAGCGCGCGGAGAACGAGTACACAGGAACGCGCTGTGGGATTATGGATCAGTTTGTTTCCTGCTTTGGCAGAGCGAATCACGCTGTCATGCTTGATTGCCGCGACTTCTCCTACCAATTGCTCGGAATCGACCGCCAGATGCGGATTGTCGTCTGCAACACCAAGGTCAAGCACGAGCTTGCATCCGGACAGTACAACCTGCGTCGGGCTGATTGCGAGAACAGCGTGCATCGCCTGCAGGAGTGGCTACCGCAAATTAAGAGTCTTCGCGATGTTCGGCTGGGAGATCTTGAGCGCTACGGAAGAGCACTATCCGATCAAGAGTTCCGGCGATCACGGCACGTGATCACGGAGAACGTTCGCGTGCAAGTTGCAGCTCACGCTGCGCAACTCGGCGACATGAAACGGTTTGGCGAACTCATGTGGGAATCACACAAGAGTCTTCGCGACGACTACGAGGTGAGTTGCAGGGAACTTGACGTTCTGGTGGAGATCGCAGCCGGTATTGAAGGCGTCTATGGCGCCCGCATGACCGGAGGAGGATTTGGCGGTTGTACAGTCAACCTGGTGCGAGCGGAAACGGTAAGCGATTTCAAAGCGAAAGTGGAAAAGCAGTACCGGGCTGCGACTGGTGTCACGCCCGAGATATATGTCTTTGCTGGCGGGAATGGTGCAGAGAAGCTGGAGATGGCGAGGCCAGGCGAGCCCGCGTCATATTTCCAATCGCGAGCAAAAATCCATTGA
- a CDS encoding glycoside hydrolase yields the protein MKTRLLALAFAMTILFNSSAGANSDKLQESRRTESVVAVDPSRTLSTWEGWGSSLSWWARAIGGTENSDFYADLIYSLKSTKGYPGLGLNIVRYNLGGGGVGQPGENKGPKLEWQMDISGYWVDGRTSDPNSNGWNWSLDSNQRAMMLMARDRGANVFELFSDSPMWWMNSNRSTAGSVDGRDCLEVSKRSDFATYLATVARYAADHWGIKFSSVEPFNEPSADWWKYPVRQEGCHFERNTQQVIIPMLRKALDDVGLNEVVIAAADENDMEAALGTWNEYTASTRRTVGKVNVHGYYRGAEPYRGKGRVALRRAVGNKRVWVSEYGEPDASGLTMSESIVQDIRGLSPSAWVYWQPVEPDVEAYGWGMMNANYVDTSDKPNANATTPLVRINRKFFVYGQFTRFIRPGYQIIPIRDEHSIAAYDSKSNRLVVVTVNSGKERTVNFDLSAFRKIGRIVQQVATTTAPGNGVPDWLQHSSTLSVDPTGKMLRSVLHPNSIYTFVFEARR from the coding sequence ATGAAGACAAGACTTCTTGCTCTCGCGTTTGCGATGACCATTTTGTTCAACAGCAGTGCGGGAGCGAATTCAGACAAGCTACAAGAATCACGGCGGACCGAGTCTGTGGTTGCTGTCGATCCGTCCCGTACTTTAAGCACCTGGGAGGGGTGGGGCAGTTCTCTTTCATGGTGGGCACGCGCTATCGGCGGCACTGAGAACAGCGATTTCTACGCGGATTTGATCTATTCGCTGAAGTCGACGAAGGGCTATCCAGGGCTAGGACTAAACATTGTTCGCTACAACCTCGGAGGTGGCGGGGTGGGGCAGCCTGGAGAAAACAAGGGGCCAAAGCTTGAATGGCAGATGGACATCTCCGGCTACTGGGTCGACGGAAGAACTTCTGACCCAAACTCCAATGGTTGGAATTGGTCTCTCGATTCGAATCAACGGGCGATGATGCTCATGGCGCGAGACCGCGGCGCCAATGTCTTTGAGCTATTTTCCGACTCGCCAATGTGGTGGATGAATAGCAATCGCAGCACCGCCGGCAGTGTGGATGGACGAGACTGCCTGGAGGTTTCAAAACGGAGCGACTTTGCAACGTATCTTGCCACTGTTGCGCGCTATGCCGCCGATCATTGGGGCATTAAGTTCAGTTCGGTAGAACCTTTCAATGAGCCGTCAGCCGATTGGTGGAAATATCCGGTTCGGCAGGAGGGTTGTCATTTCGAGAGGAATACACAGCAAGTCATCATTCCCATGTTGCGCAAGGCCCTGGATGATGTCGGGTTAAACGAAGTAGTGATCGCGGCCGCCGACGAGAACGACATGGAAGCCGCCCTGGGGACGTGGAACGAATACACGGCTTCAACACGCAGGACAGTCGGCAAGGTCAACGTGCATGGCTACTACCGAGGTGCGGAGCCATACCGCGGCAAAGGCCGCGTTGCTCTAAGGCGTGCAGTTGGAAACAAGAGGGTATGGGTGTCCGAGTATGGCGAACCAGACGCGTCGGGGCTCACAATGTCGGAAAGCATCGTGCAAGATATTCGCGGTCTCAGCCCAAGCGCCTGGGTGTACTGGCAACCAGTGGAGCCAGACGTCGAAGCCTATGGTTGGGGCATGATGAACGCGAACTACGTTGACACAAGCGACAAGCCAAACGCCAATGCCACAACGCCGCTGGTGCGCATAAATCGCAAATTCTTTGTGTATGGTCAATTCACACGGTTCATTCGTCCGGGTTACCAAATAATTCCAATCCGAGACGAACATTCGATTGCGGCGTATGACTCGAAGTCAAACCGGCTTGTCGTTGTTACGGTCAATTCCGGCAAGGAGCGGACCGTAAATTTCGACCTGTCGGCATTTCGCAAGATCGGCCGGATCGTTCAACAAGTCGCAACCACGACGGCGCCCGGAAATGGGGTTCCGGATTGGCTGCAGCACTCGAGTACGCTATCCGTCGATCCGACAGGGAAGATGCTCCGTTCTGTGTTGCATCCGAACAGTATTTACACGTTTGTGTTCGAGGCCCGGCGGTGA
- a CDS encoding glycoside hydrolase family 2 TIM barrel-domain containing protein: MMNSRREFLAGFSGMLAVTSLPVAALATTDFGIAEASGTCTERIDLNGTWRFQLDPDSSGVTRKLQESDADTSAWNSVMVPHTWQINQDSADYYGNAWYRREFEASPEWAGKIVRIEFEAVFHSATVWVNGRKAGEHLRKGYTAFAFDITPLLRYDAPNVVVVQANNLFDEAMLPRGRSSDWTHDGGMYRPVSLLVTPKVYIERVIVDSVPNLNAKTAELSISAVIHNGGTKPWRGTVAYRVEEDAVKTAVEKSQAVLTTVKPGESATIALPKGVIRDVKLWHFDHPNLYALTAEIAGKDNPEHQLTTTFGVRSIEVKEGAFYLNGERVRLMGVERMAGSNPEFGMAEPTSWIVHDHDDMKELNCIFTRVHWPQDKRVLDYCDRHGILIQTEVPTWGPNTFKDMRDKPSPEIMENGLEQLREMVAHDRNHPSIFSWGLCNEIGGQNPPAYNFAKRMLEEAKKLDPRRLCSYASNSLQSTPDKDVSALMDFIEWNEYYETWYPGTPDSVRKNLAEIAKTFPGKPIVISEYGYCACTVDRPEGDQRRIEILNDHDRVFRESAAVGGLIFFCYNDYRTHVGDKGVGVMKQRVHGVVDLFGARKESYEVLRHESSPVESIRVKGHPGSFTVSIRNRNSVPAYALIGYKLRAILYGPGEIPLERREVALPDMASGQDVSIPIMFGEKGAMRVQFDVLRPTGFSARTHVWKP; encoded by the coding sequence ATGATGAATTCTCGAAGAGAGTTCCTGGCCGGATTTTCCGGCATGCTGGCAGTCACCTCGTTACCAGTAGCTGCGCTTGCGACAACTGATTTTGGAATTGCTGAGGCAAGCGGTACCTGTACTGAAAGAATTGACCTCAATGGAACCTGGCGGTTCCAGCTAGATCCGGATTCGAGCGGCGTTACAAGGAAGCTCCAGGAGAGTGATGCCGATACCTCGGCCTGGAACAGCGTAATGGTGCCGCACACGTGGCAAATCAACCAAGATTCCGCCGACTATTACGGTAATGCCTGGTACCGGCGAGAGTTCGAAGCGAGTCCGGAGTGGGCAGGAAAAATCGTACGAATCGAGTTTGAAGCGGTATTCCACTCGGCGACCGTGTGGGTGAATGGGCGCAAGGCTGGCGAGCACCTGCGCAAAGGCTACACGGCTTTCGCTTTCGATATCACTCCACTACTACGTTATGACGCCCCCAACGTGGTTGTAGTGCAGGCCAACAACCTATTTGACGAAGCGATGTTGCCGCGAGGCCGGTCCAGCGATTGGACACACGACGGTGGCATGTACCGTCCGGTAAGTCTGCTGGTGACGCCCAAAGTCTATATAGAACGGGTAATCGTCGACTCCGTTCCTAACCTGAACGCAAAGACGGCTGAGCTCAGCATTTCCGCCGTGATTCATAACGGAGGCACAAAGCCCTGGAGGGGGACGGTCGCTTATCGGGTTGAGGAAGATGCGGTCAAAACAGCTGTCGAGAAGAGCCAAGCAGTTTTGACGACAGTCAAGCCCGGCGAGTCGGCTACGATCGCGCTGCCTAAGGGCGTGATTCGGGATGTCAAGCTATGGCACTTCGACCATCCGAACCTGTACGCGTTGACGGCGGAGATTGCAGGAAAGGACAATCCGGAGCATCAGTTAACGACGACCTTTGGTGTTCGCAGCATCGAGGTAAAAGAAGGAGCCTTCTATCTGAACGGTGAGCGCGTGCGCTTGATGGGCGTTGAGCGTATGGCGGGCAGTAATCCGGAATTCGGCATGGCGGAACCAACCTCATGGATCGTTCACGACCACGACGACATGAAGGAGCTGAATTGCATCTTCACACGCGTTCATTGGCCGCAAGACAAGCGTGTTCTCGACTACTGCGATCGCCACGGCATCCTCATTCAAACGGAGGTGCCGACATGGGGGCCAAACACCTTCAAGGACATGCGAGATAAGCCATCCCCGGAAATCATGGAGAATGGCTTGGAGCAACTGCGCGAGATGGTTGCGCACGACCGCAATCATCCGAGCATCTTCTCGTGGGGTCTGTGCAATGAAATCGGGGGGCAGAACCCACCGGCCTACAACTTTGCCAAGCGGATGTTGGAGGAGGCTAAAAAGCTGGATCCGCGCCGGCTGTGCTCCTATGCATCGAACTCTCTGCAGTCCACACCTGACAAAGACGTATCCGCTCTGATGGATTTCATTGAGTGGAACGAGTATTACGAGACGTGGTATCCAGGGACTCCGGACAGCGTGCGGAAGAACCTTGCGGAGATCGCAAAGACATTTCCGGGTAAGCCGATCGTTATCTCAGAGTATGGGTACTGCGCGTGCACGGTAGACCGGCCCGAGGGAGACCAGCGTCGCATCGAGATCCTTAACGATCACGATCGTGTATTTCGCGAATCGGCTGCTGTTGGTGGCCTGATCTTCTTTTGCTACAACGACTATCGCACCCACGTCGGAGACAAAGGCGTTGGTGTTATGAAACAACGTGTTCACGGTGTGGTGGATCTGTTTGGAGCACGCAAGGAGTCGTACGAAGTCCTGCGTCACGAATCGAGCCCCGTCGAAAGCATCCGGGTGAAGGGGCATCCCGGCTCATTTACGGTCAGCATTAGAAATCGCAACTCTGTCCCTGCATACGCATTAATCGGCTACAAGTTACGGGCAATTCTTTACGGCCCCGGCGAGATTCCATTAGAGCGTCGTGAAGTAGCGCTTCCTGATATGGCTTCGGGTCAGGATGTCTCCATACCGATTATGTTCGGTGAAAAGGGTGCAATGCGGGTTCAGTTTGATGTCTTACGCCCGACCGGCTTTTCAGCACGCACGCACGTTTGGAAACCATAA